The following proteins are encoded in a genomic region of Asterias amurensis chromosome 5, ASM3211899v1:
- the LOC139937617 gene encoding collagen triple helix repeat-containing protein 1-like translates to MASDYVDSRSKMAVSLLVVLLLAWIPNAKLECVGPKGGVGPAGSKGSVGDSSSSDWYNVSPVRNWRQCVWDISDSTNDGVIYTCQFQKLYASSSLFVAFSGCTRICCCHGCCGRWYFKFNGNECSNPNAIDSAVYLADISGADLHRNRVVQGYCDGLSAGWIDVTLNVGPCSGYGTNDYHTGWNSVSRISIEEIPASPYA, encoded by the exons ATGGCTTCTGACTACGTTGACTCTAGATCCAAGATGGCGGTCTCTTTACTGGTTGTTCTCTTGCTTGCGTGGATACCGAATGCTAAATTAGAG TGTGTGGGTCCGAAAGGTGGCGTGGGTCCGGCAGGTTCCAAGGGCTCCGTAGGTGATTCGTCCAGCAGTGATTGGTACAATGTCTCACCGGTCCGGAACTGGCGACAGTGTGTTTGGGATATCTCGGATTCAACCAATGACGGGGTCATTTAC ACATGCCAGTTTCAGAAGCTCTACGCCTCAAGTTCTCTCTTTGTAGCTTTTAGTGGCTGTACTCGTATCTGTTGCTGTCATGGTTGTTGTGGCCGTTGGTATTTCAAGTTCAACGGCAACGAATGCAGCAATCCGAATGCGATTGACAGCGCCGTGTACCTGGCCGATATCTCGGGGGCTGATCTCCACCGTAACCGCGTCGTACAAG GTTATTGCGATGGTCTGAGTGCTGGTTGGATAGATGTGACGCTGAACGTGGGTCCATGTAGTGGTTATGGTACAAACGATTACCATACGGGTTGGAATAGCGTCTCTCGTATATCTATTGAGGAGATACCAGCGTCGCcgtatgcttaa
- the LOC139937232 gene encoding collagen triple helix repeat-containing protein 1-like — protein sequence KPEYLDYNNWRQCAWYTNNGNDYDTNIQTCTFQKRYSDSALYVAYGGNLRLYGCHGCCKRWYFTFNNNECSPIPIDGVVYQENTNHMNLHRHRNIEGYCHTLGSGQVDVRFAIGDCPGYGNADGSSGWNSVSRIIIREVPASPYGY from the exons AAACCCGAATACTTAGACTATAACAACTGGAGACAATGTGCTTGGTATACGAACAATGGTAACGACTATGACACCAATATTCAG ACATGCACCTTCCAGAAACGCTATTCagacagcgccctctatgtcGCTTACGGGGGTAACCTTCGACTGTACGGCTGCCATGGTTGTTGCAAGAGATGGTACTTTACCTTTAACAACAACGAGTGCTCACCAATCCCAATTGATGGCGTCGTGTATCAGGAAAATACTAACCATATGAATCTACACAGGCACAGAAACATAGAAG GTTACTGCCACACGCTGGGTTCGGGACAAGTTGACGTCCGTTTTGCCATTGGTGATTGCCCTGGATACGGTAATGCAGACGGCTCCTCTGGGTGGAACAGTGTCTCTCGTATCATCATACGGGAGGTTCCTGCTTCACCTTACGGGTACTAA